One region of Paralichthys olivaceus isolate ysfri-2021 chromosome 12, ASM2471397v2, whole genome shotgun sequence genomic DNA includes:
- the LOC138412476 gene encoding uncharacterized protein isoform X2, whose amino-acid sequence MSQENNIERGTNARMMSQWSACWAEKRLVLEKAAFQDLLDRMTNNPSQEQYPTEPHAELNNQQQNVLQSGPEFSQTGPHNQTQENNSGIDGYTPQHISNLRAEFDLTEEEQDDKELLDIVRAVVNKLSEDTNIHPLSQDVPAQEWHEMFDWTGSDEDTPPTASPLSLVQHFTEPHGELAAAIYHQQQSVLQSGLMFSHAGPHNQTQQRKGDLRGSRRQSSFSLSRHRRLWKRWQLTLSLLSRHRRLWKRWQLTLSLLCRHKRLSMELIAARNSSCFL is encoded by the exons ATGTCACAGGAGAACAACATTGAAAGAGGCACAAATGCAAGGATGATGAGCCAGTGGTCAGCATGTTGGGCGGAGAAAAGACTGGTGCTGGAGAAGGCTGCATTTCAGGACCTTCTTGACCGCATGACCAACAATCCATCCCAGGAGCAGTATCCTACTGAACCCCATGCTGAACTGAATAACCAGCAGCAAAATGTCCTACAGTCAGGCCCAGAGTTCAGCCAgacagggcctcacaaccagacacag GAGAACAACAGTGGAATAGACGGCTACACACCTCAGCATATTTCAAACCTGAGGGCAGAATTTGACCTtactgaggaggagcaggatgacaaagagttgttggacatagtccgggcagtggtcaacaaactgtcagaggacacaaacaTCCATCCACTatctcaagatgtccctgctcaggaatggcatgaaatgtttgactggactggttctgatgaggacacCCCCCCTacagcatcacctctcagcttggtgCAGCATTTTACTGAACCccatggtgaactggctgctgccatataCCACCAGCAGcaaagtgtcctgcagtcaggcctcATGTTCAGCCacgcagggcctcacaaccagacacag caaaggaaaggtgatttacggggctccaggagacagagttccttctccctgtccagacacaggaggctctggaagagatggcagctgacactgtcgctgctgtccagacacaggaggctctggaagagatggcagctgacactgtcgctgctgtgcAGACACAAGAGGCTGTCAATGGAATTGATTGCTGCAAGAAACAGCTCCTGTTTTCTATAA
- the LOC138412476 gene encoding uncharacterized protein isoform X1 → MLSFSAMSQENNIERGTNARMMSQWSACWAEKRLVLEKAAFQDLLDRMTNNPSQEQYPTEPHAELNNQQQNVLQSGPEFSQTGPHNQTQENNSGIDGYTPQHISNLRAEFDLTEEEQDDKELLDIVRAVVNKLSEDTNIHPLSQDVPAQEWHEMFDWTGSDEDTPPTASPLSLVQHFTEPHGELAAAIYHQQQSVLQSGLMFSHAGPHNQTQQRKGDLRGSRRQSSFSLSRHRRLWKRWQLTLSLLSRHRRLWKRWQLTLSLLCRHKRLSMELIAARNSSCFL, encoded by the exons ATGCTGAG tttctcagCAATGTCACAGGAGAACAACATTGAAAGAGGCACAAATGCAAGGATGATGAGCCAGTGGTCAGCATGTTGGGCGGAGAAAAGACTGGTGCTGGAGAAGGCTGCATTTCAGGACCTTCTTGACCGCATGACCAACAATCCATCCCAGGAGCAGTATCCTACTGAACCCCATGCTGAACTGAATAACCAGCAGCAAAATGTCCTACAGTCAGGCCCAGAGTTCAGCCAgacagggcctcacaaccagacacag GAGAACAACAGTGGAATAGACGGCTACACACCTCAGCATATTTCAAACCTGAGGGCAGAATTTGACCTtactgaggaggagcaggatgacaaagagttgttggacatagtccgggcagtggtcaacaaactgtcagaggacacaaacaTCCATCCACTatctcaagatgtccctgctcaggaatggcatgaaatgtttgactggactggttctgatgaggacacCCCCCCTacagcatcacctctcagcttggtgCAGCATTTTACTGAACCccatggtgaactggctgctgccatataCCACCAGCAGcaaagtgtcctgcagtcaggcctcATGTTCAGCCacgcagggcctcacaaccagacacag caaaggaaaggtgatttacggggctccaggagacagagttccttctccctgtccagacacaggaggctctggaagagatggcagctgacactgtcgctgctgtccagacacaggaggctctggaagagatggcagctgacactgtcgctgctgtgcAGACACAAGAGGCTGTCAATGGAATTGATTGCTGCAAGAAACAGCTCCTGTTTTCTATAA